The nucleotide window TTTACTGGCCACTGCCAGATTTTACTTTTATTGAATATTTCGCGGTCCATGCTGCGGCCAGAGGTGGTGGCATTGGTACCTATATCATGGAGGAGCTGGAGAAAATGTTTGGACGGCTGGTGCTGGAAGTAGAACCGCCCCTGACTGAACAGGCCCGTCGCCGGATCGTATTCTATGAAAGACTGGGATACAAAATGTTTGATGAGCCTTATTTTCAGCCCCCTCATCACGAGGGATATCCTCAGCTGGAACTGCGCTTAATGCAGAAAGGTTCCACACACGGTGAAACCTTTCAGACCATTAAAAATCAGATATATCACTATGTTTATAACCTCAGCTAGTCTCTTCTGATCCTTTCTCCACTGCCACTGTTATTGGACTCACGTGATTGGGGCTGAGGTTGTTGTCGTTGCTGTTGTTGCTGTTGACGCTGGATCCTTTCCTGTTGCATCTGTTGCTGTCTCTGTTGTTGCTGCTGTTGTTGCTGCTGCTGTTGTTGTTGCTGCCTCATCTGCTGGTCTCTCTGCATCCTTTGTTGTTGTTCCATCTGCTGTTGCTGTTGTCTCATCTGCTGATCGCCTTGGTACTGTTGATCTCTTTGTACCCTTTGCTGTTGTTCCATCTGCTGTTGTTGTCTCGCCTGCTGATCGCGCTGGTATTGCTGATCTCTCTGTGCCCTTTGCTGTTGTTCCATCTGCTGTTGCTGTTGTCTCGCCTGCTGATCGCGCTGGTACTGTTGATCTCTCTGTACCCTTTGCTGTTGTTCCATCTGCTGTTGCTGTTGTCTTGCCTGCTGATCGCGCTGGTATTGCTGAT belongs to Chitinophaga sp. HK235 and includes:
- a CDS encoding GNAT family N-acetyltransferase produces the protein MIILKPANTPDEAVRELYEEAFPYDERRDWPVVLSLMETGKLRLLHLTKDGQFAGFVFYWPLPDFTFIEYFAVHAAARGGGIGTYIMEELEKMFGRLVLEVEPPLTEQARRRIVFYERLGYKMFDEPYFQPPHHEGYPQLELRLMQKGSTHGETFQTIKNQIYHYVYNLS